In a genomic window of Streptomyces sp. NBC_01231:
- a CDS encoding cold-shock protein has protein sequence MATGTVKWFNAEKGFGFIEQDGGGADVFAHYSNIATQGFRELQEGQKVTFDVTQGQKGPQAENIVPA, from the coding sequence ATGGCCACCGGTACCGTGAAGTGGTTCAACGCGGAAAAGGGCTTCGGCTTCATCGAGCAGGACGGCGGCGGCGCCGACGTTTTCGCTCACTACTCGAACATCGCCACCCAGGGCTTCCGTGAGCTGCAGGAAGGTCAGAAGGTGACGTTCGACGTCACGCAGGGCCAGAAGGGCCCGCAGGCCGAGAACATCGTTCCTGCCTGA
- a CDS encoding zinc ribbon domain-containing protein, which translates to MTTQNCAECGTRAEPGQSFCDACGAVLSWTDRGRTRTAERTGERTGGAASGTGTHAGAGAGTGAGAVGTATASGSGAVGDRPASGGRSAAADSGEPIPHQTATPPTSASAYAPTVHGASTAPGDTERTDTERTDTERTDTERTSADPMNRGTAPAAGPAAHAGGSEAHPATGQPPHAAHSASAPRPEPTRQPAPPAPYAHHPAPDDTAPTEPVPAATSTPPPAPPALGDTMAARARSLLVPVADPEAQPPAPEAVAPVLPGRPVADRPQVRAPGPEQGAGYGPPCPWCATPNRPDRHYCSRCAMPMAGDDHAPEPHRPWWRRLFGFGSGEIPWAGDRPRLRRTFDRVVTWVTAAVVVALLITAAIYTPDAIQATRDHFAKRAPVPPDRVVASRSYPQHKPELAFDMLNNTWWGPGVSESAEGEWIEARFDEPTRLLDVIITSGISARTEDRTKSALPHRLKATITTKDGKKTTRQLTLDQSSGGQRRAFRVGEVTKVRFTIESAYQTSGSKQVSIAEIEFFGRSSANSS; encoded by the coding sequence ATGACCACCCAGAACTGCGCCGAGTGCGGCACCCGGGCAGAACCGGGCCAGTCGTTCTGCGACGCGTGCGGCGCCGTACTGAGCTGGACGGACCGGGGACGGACGCGTACGGCGGAACGGACCGGCGAGCGGACCGGCGGAGCCGCCTCGGGCACCGGTACCCATGCCGGTGCGGGCGCCGGTACAGGCGCCGGTGCGGTCGGAACGGCCACGGCGAGCGGGAGCGGCGCGGTCGGTGACCGCCCGGCGAGCGGGGGCCGTTCGGCCGCCGCCGACAGTGGGGAGCCGATCCCACACCAGACCGCCACGCCCCCCACCTCCGCTTCCGCCTACGCACCCACCGTCCACGGCGCGTCGACGGCACCCGGGGACACGGAACGCACGGACACAGAACGCACGGACACGGAACGCACGGACACAGAACGCACGAGCGCTGATCCCATGAACCGGGGGACCGCTCCCGCCGCAGGCCCGGCGGCCCACGCCGGCGGTTCCGAGGCCCACCCCGCGACCGGTCAGCCGCCGCACGCCGCCCACTCCGCAAGCGCCCCGCGCCCCGAGCCGACCCGGCAGCCGGCGCCTCCCGCCCCGTACGCCCACCACCCCGCACCCGACGACACGGCGCCCACCGAACCCGTCCCCGCGGCCACCTCCACCCCGCCCCCCGCGCCTCCCGCGCTCGGGGACACCATGGCCGCCCGCGCCCGTTCCCTTCTCGTCCCCGTCGCCGACCCGGAGGCCCAGCCTCCCGCGCCTGAGGCCGTCGCGCCGGTACTGCCGGGCCGACCGGTGGCGGACCGGCCGCAGGTGCGGGCGCCGGGGCCCGAGCAGGGTGCCGGGTACGGGCCGCCCTGCCCGTGGTGCGCCACGCCCAACCGGCCCGACCGGCACTACTGTTCACGCTGCGCGATGCCGATGGCCGGCGACGACCACGCACCGGAGCCCCACCGCCCCTGGTGGCGCCGCCTGTTCGGCTTCGGCAGCGGCGAGATCCCGTGGGCCGGAGACCGCCCCCGGCTGCGGCGGACCTTCGACCGCGTGGTCACTTGGGTCACGGCCGCTGTGGTCGTCGCCCTCCTGATCACTGCCGCGATCTACACACCGGACGCCATTCAGGCCACCCGGGACCACTTCGCCAAGCGCGCCCCCGTTCCCCCGGACCGGGTCGTGGCCTCGCGCTCCTACCCGCAGCACAAGCCCGAGTTGGCCTTCGACATGCTCAACAACACCTGGTGGGGCCCGGGTGTCTCGGAGTCGGCGGAGGGCGAGTGGATCGAGGCCCGCTTCGACGAGCCGACCCGGCTGCTGGACGTGATCATCACGTCGGGCATCTCCGCCCGCACCGAAGACCGCACCAAGTCGGCGCTGCCCCACCGCCTCAAGGCGACGATCACCACGAAGGACGGCAAGAAGACGACCCGTCAGCTCACCCTGGACCAGTCCTCGGGCGGCCAGCGTCGCGCGTTCCGCGTCGGTGAGGTCACCAAGGTCCGCTTCACGATCGAGTCGGCCTACCAGACCTCCGGAAGCAAGCAGGTGTCCATCGCCGAGATCGAGTTCTTCGGCCGGTCGAGCGCGAACTCGTCCTGA
- a CDS encoding MBL fold metallo-hydrolase — protein sequence MSFPTSAAARPSAEQVPVRVLGGPTALIEYGGLRILTDPTFDAPGDYSTPGRPTLTKTAPSSVAPADLGPVDAVLLSHDEHADNLDDSGRAFLADVPVTFTTPSGAPRVGGTAQGLAPWESVELRRPDGGTVTVTGAPALHGPDGVEDVEESTGEVIGFVLTSADLPTVYVSGDNASLILVKRIAERFGPVDTAVLFAGAPRFPGLFDGAPIVLDSAGAAQAARILGARRVVPAHCDSWAHFTEGRDDLVAAFTAAGLADRLDLG from the coding sequence GTGTCCTTCCCGACCTCTGCCGCCGCCCGCCCGTCCGCCGAGCAGGTCCCCGTCCGTGTCCTCGGCGGGCCGACCGCCCTCATCGAGTACGGCGGGCTGCGTATCCTCACCGACCCCACCTTCGACGCCCCGGGCGACTACTCGACGCCGGGCCGGCCGACCCTGACCAAGACCGCGCCCTCCTCAGTCGCCCCCGCCGACCTCGGCCCCGTGGACGCGGTGCTGCTCTCGCACGACGAGCACGCCGACAACCTGGACGACTCCGGCCGGGCCTTCCTCGCCGACGTACCCGTCACCTTCACCACCCCCAGTGGCGCGCCCCGCGTCGGCGGCACCGCGCAAGGGCTCGCGCCCTGGGAGTCGGTGGAACTGCGCCGTCCCGACGGGGGCACCGTGACCGTGACCGGTGCGCCCGCCCTGCACGGGCCGGACGGTGTCGAGGACGTGGAGGAGAGCACCGGTGAGGTGATCGGTTTCGTGCTGACCTCCGCCGACCTGCCCACGGTCTACGTCAGCGGCGACAACGCCTCACTCATCCTGGTCAAGCGGATCGCCGAGCGCTTCGGCCCCGTGGACACCGCCGTCCTCTTCGCCGGAGCGCCCCGTTTCCCGGGCCTCTTCGACGGTGCGCCGATCGTCCTCGACAGCGCCGGGGCCGCCCAGGCCGCCCGGATCCTGGGCGCCCGCCGGGTCGTCCCGGCGCACTGCGACAGCTGGGCCCACTTCACCGAGGGCCGCGACGACCTGGTGGCCGCGTTCACCGCCGCCGGACTGGCCGACCGACTGGACCTGGGCTGA
- a CDS encoding CGNR zinc finger domain-containing protein → MAPESVLPPAPGAEQYAALDFANSTVALPGGQFLDFLGTPAAANQWLVERGLAPVDAGIQEFCATRLRALREQIRALFASRVDGMPAPVGALAAVNDALTMVPTASLLHWDSDRGLYRASSHPTTQIVDHALAILAADAADLLTGPDAERLTACGSPPCTRFLLRHGRRHWCSTRCGDRARAARAYARRTGSTRPS, encoded by the coding sequence GTGGCGCCGGAGTCGGTCCTCCCGCCCGCGCCCGGGGCGGAGCAGTACGCCGCCCTCGACTTCGCGAACAGTACGGTCGCCCTGCCCGGCGGTCAGTTCCTGGACTTTCTCGGTACGCCCGCCGCGGCGAACCAGTGGCTCGTCGAGCGCGGCCTCGCCCCGGTGGACGCCGGCATCCAGGAATTTTGCGCGACCCGACTAAGGGCCCTGCGGGAGCAGATCCGGGCCCTGTTCGCCTCCCGGGTCGACGGCATGCCCGCTCCCGTCGGCGCCCTCGCCGCCGTCAACGACGCGCTGACCATGGTCCCCACGGCATCCCTACTGCACTGGGATTCCGACCGGGGCCTGTACCGCGCGTCCTCCCACCCCACGACACAGATCGTCGACCACGCCCTGGCGATCCTCGCCGCGGACGCCGCCGATCTGCTGACCGGCCCGGACGCCGAGCGCCTCACGGCCTGCGGCTCGCCCCCGTGCACCCGCTTCCTGCTTCGGCACGGCCGCCGCCACTGGTGTTCCACCCGATGCGGCGACCGCGCCCGCGCCGCCCGCGCCTACGCCCGCCGGACCGGCAGCACCAGGCCGAGCTGA
- a CDS encoding putative baseplate assembly protein, which produces MALPSPNLDDRRFQQFVDDAKRYIQQRAPEWTDHNVSDPGVTLVETVAHMADQIVYRLNRVPDKNHLAFLDLVGIRLFPPSAARTDVTFWLSAPQEEPVLLPVGTEVATVRTESEEAVVFATERQLAVAPCSLTHLVVQHRGEPVVDRTTDLVEGKDLLCFAESPRPGDCMLLGLSSAVPHCAVALELDSRVDGVGVDPRQPPLVWEAWTEDGWQDCEVDRDGTGGLNRPGEVILHVPGGHVLSRSGGQEAGWLRCRVTEPLPAQPFYTTSPTVRSAEAFTIGGTAPALHAETVYDEALGESTGLPGQRLRLAHAPVVGDDPPLLLQTAEHEGWTDWQVVPHFAASGPYDRHLTLDATTGEIAFGPSVREPDGTLRQYGAVAPKGAVIRARRYRTGGGRAGNVARGAVQVLRTSVPYVSEVVNREAARGGVDGETVDEAKVRAPITLRAQERAVTLRDYEELARRAAPETARITCLEGQEGEHGAYAVRVLVVPQAVPDPGGRLRFEQLVPGDALLERITRHLDERRLIGTRLAVGPPYYQGVTVVATVHAFRGVDTDRVRRQAHDALYRHLDPLTGGADGRGWPFGRPVQSGEVFAVLQRVPGVELVDQVTLHPADPLTGKRGDATDRIDLDAPALVFSYDHRVRVIGDGS; this is translated from the coding sequence ATGGCCCTGCCCTCCCCCAACCTCGACGACCGCCGCTTCCAGCAGTTCGTCGACGACGCCAAGCGCTACATCCAGCAGCGCGCCCCGGAGTGGACCGACCACAACGTCTCCGACCCGGGCGTGACCCTGGTCGAGACGGTGGCCCACATGGCCGACCAGATCGTCTACCGCCTCAACCGCGTCCCGGACAAGAACCACCTGGCGTTCCTGGACCTGGTGGGCATCCGTCTCTTCCCGCCCTCCGCCGCCCGTACGGACGTCACCTTCTGGCTGTCCGCGCCGCAGGAGGAGCCGGTACTGCTGCCGGTGGGGACGGAGGTGGCGACGGTCCGCACGGAGAGCGAGGAGGCGGTCGTCTTCGCCACGGAACGCCAACTGGCCGTCGCGCCCTGCTCGTTGACGCATCTGGTGGTCCAGCACCGGGGCGAGCCGGTCGTCGACCGCACCACGGACCTCGTCGAGGGCAAGGACCTGCTGTGCTTCGCGGAGTCGCCCCGGCCCGGCGACTGCATGCTGCTCGGGCTGAGCTCCGCCGTCCCGCACTGCGCGGTCGCCCTGGAGCTGGACAGCCGGGTGGACGGCGTCGGTGTCGACCCGCGCCAGCCGCCCCTGGTGTGGGAGGCGTGGACGGAGGACGGCTGGCAGGACTGCGAGGTGGACCGCGACGGCACCGGTGGCCTCAACCGCCCCGGCGAGGTGATCCTGCACGTCCCCGGCGGCCACGTCCTGTCCCGCTCCGGCGGCCAGGAAGCGGGCTGGCTGCGCTGCCGCGTCACCGAACCGCTCCCGGCCCAGCCCTTCTACACCACCTCCCCGACGGTCCGCTCGGCGGAGGCCTTCACGATCGGGGGCACGGCCCCGGCCCTGCACGCCGAGACGGTGTACGACGAGGCCCTCGGCGAGTCGACGGGCCTGCCCGGTCAGCGCCTGCGGCTGGCCCACGCGCCGGTCGTGGGCGACGACCCGCCGCTGCTCCTGCAGACCGCCGAACACGAGGGCTGGACGGACTGGCAGGTCGTCCCGCACTTCGCCGCCTCCGGCCCGTACGACCGTCACCTCACCCTCGACGCCACCACCGGCGAGATCGCCTTCGGCCCGTCCGTACGCGAACCCGACGGCACCCTGCGCCAGTACGGCGCCGTCGCCCCCAAGGGCGCGGTGATCCGCGCCCGCCGCTACCGCACCGGCGGCGGCCGCGCGGGCAACGTGGCCCGGGGCGCCGTGCAGGTGCTGCGCACCTCCGTGCCGTACGTCTCGGAGGTCGTCAACCGGGAGGCCGCGCGCGGCGGGGTCGACGGCGAGACCGTGGACGAGGCGAAGGTCCGCGCGCCCATCACGCTGCGCGCCCAGGAGCGGGCGGTGACCCTGCGCGACTACGAGGAGCTGGCCCGCCGCGCCGCGCCGGAGACCGCGCGGATCACCTGTCTGGAAGGCCAGGAGGGTGAGCACGGGGCCTACGCGGTACGGGTGTTGGTGGTGCCGCAGGCCGTTCCCGACCCGGGCGGCCGACTGCGCTTCGAGCAACTCGTGCCCGGTGACGCCCTGTTGGAGCGCATCACCCGGCACCTGGACGAACGCCGCCTGATCGGGACGAGGTTGGCGGTCGGACCGCCGTACTACCAGGGCGTCACCGTCGTGGCCACCGTGCACGCGTTCCGCGGGGTCGACACCGACCGGGTGCGCCGCCAGGCCCACGACGCCCTCTACCGCCACCTCGACCCGCTGACCGGCGGCGCGGACGGGCGCGGCTGGCCCTTCGGGCGGCCGGTGCAGTCCGGGGAGGTCTTCGCGGTACTGCAACGGGTGCCGGGAGTGGAGCTGGTCGACCAGGTCACCCTGCACCCCGCGGACCCCCTCACGGGCAAACGCGGCGACGCGACCGACCGCATCGACCTGGACGCGCCGGCGCTGGTGTTCTCGTACGACCACCGCGTCCGGGTGATCGGGGACGGGTCGTGA
- a CDS encoding SCO5918 family protein: MRCVIARYPFDLIKSEVETQMEGIRPEAATGACVVIGRKVFPVKQVGEIITRQDRRDFTAFEVTRALTRLGFTCHTAPPETPAARSESYPTLG; this comes from the coding sequence ATGCGCTGCGTGATCGCCCGTTACCCCTTCGACCTGATCAAGTCCGAGGTGGAGACACAGATGGAGGGCATCCGACCGGAGGCCGCCACCGGGGCCTGCGTGGTCATCGGGCGCAAGGTGTTCCCGGTCAAGCAGGTGGGCGAGATCATCACCCGTCAGGACCGCCGCGACTTCACCGCCTTCGAGGTCACCAGGGCGCTCACCCGCCTGGGCTTCACCTGTCACACAGCGCCCCCGGAGACCCCCGCGGCCCGCTCGGAGTCCTACCCGACGCTCGGCTGA
- a CDS encoding GPW/gp25 family protein, translated as MAEQFVGSGWAFPLRIGPTGGIALVSGEREIEEAIRLVLATAPGERPMRPEFGCAIHDLVFAPVNEATAGRIQHEVYSSLDRWEPRIEVNDVEVTAGAEQGVLFIDVRYSIRGTNNPRSLVFPFYVIPSHEEPGTSDGPGNSPESDR; from the coding sequence ATGGCCGAGCAGTTCGTCGGGTCCGGGTGGGCGTTCCCGTTGCGCATCGGGCCCACCGGAGGCATCGCCCTGGTCAGCGGGGAGCGGGAGATCGAGGAGGCGATCCGGCTGGTGCTGGCCACCGCGCCGGGCGAGCGGCCGATGCGCCCGGAGTTCGGCTGCGCCATCCACGACCTGGTGTTCGCGCCGGTCAACGAGGCCACCGCGGGCCGTATCCAGCACGAGGTGTACAGCAGTCTCGACCGCTGGGAGCCGCGTATCGAGGTCAATGACGTCGAGGTCACCGCCGGCGCCGAGCAGGGCGTGCTGTTCATCGACGTCCGCTACTCGATCCGCGGCACCAACAACCCGCGCAGTCTCGTCTTCCCCTTCTATGTCATTCCCTCCCACGAGGAGCCGGGCACGTCCGACGGCCCCGGCAACTCCCCTGAAAGCGACCGCTGA
- a CDS encoding LysM peptidoglycan-binding domain-containing protein: MAKGNKGGAGKSLVRATLAIHEPPVGTSTTPGGLIKSFALDFNPSQLSLSRRSQWKATPTPAVRDGATPEFMGPEPREMTVEIFLDSSDEPSSNSVLKKVESLLECCEVTTKSIAAKQPSPPWVVFQWGSFSTARFTAYVSSVEATYSLFGTTGVPIRATCQVHLNEIPSKTKGQNPTSGALTAQRVHRVVAGDSLQSLAWREYGEASAWRSIAEANGIDDPSRLPTGIELVLPAAEEVRF; this comes from the coding sequence ATGGCCAAGGGAAACAAGGGCGGTGCCGGCAAGAGCCTGGTCCGCGCGACGCTCGCGATCCACGAACCGCCGGTCGGGACGAGCACCACGCCGGGCGGCCTGATCAAGTCGTTCGCGTTGGACTTCAACCCGTCACAGCTGTCGCTGTCGCGCCGCTCCCAGTGGAAGGCGACGCCGACACCGGCCGTACGGGACGGCGCCACACCGGAGTTCATGGGACCCGAGCCGCGCGAGATGACGGTGGAGATCTTCCTGGACTCCTCGGACGAGCCGAGCAGCAACAGCGTGCTCAAGAAGGTGGAGTCGCTGCTGGAGTGCTGCGAGGTGACCACCAAGAGCATCGCGGCCAAGCAGCCCTCCCCGCCCTGGGTGGTCTTCCAGTGGGGCTCCTTCTCCACGGCCCGGTTCACCGCCTATGTCAGCAGCGTCGAAGCGACGTACTCCCTCTTCGGGACGACCGGTGTGCCGATCCGCGCCACCTGTCAGGTGCACCTGAACGAGATCCCCAGCAAGACCAAGGGCCAGAACCCGACCTCCGGCGCGCTGACCGCCCAGCGGGTGCACCGGGTCGTGGCCGGCGACTCCCTCCAGTCCCTCGCGTGGCGCGAGTACGGCGAGGCGTCCGCCTGGCGGTCGATCGCCGAGGCCAACGGCATCGACGACCCGAGCAGGCTGCCCACCGGCATCGAACTCGTCCTGCCCGCAGCCGAGGAGGTGCGGTTCTGA
- a CDS encoding phage tail protein, translating into MRGSVDGLGSSAPIGMMLPAVFADDDLAQRFVAGLDEVIAPILNVLDCLPAYFDPALAPVDFTRWLSGWVGAETDGTEPEPRLRAAVAAAAYLHRVRGTRRGLAEAVRLAFGVEPEISESGGAAWSARPLGPVPGEPRPHLHVTVRLPDPGPADEHRLDALVAAARPAHMPYTVKVTAVERIPER; encoded by the coding sequence ATGAGGGGCTCCGTCGACGGGCTCGGCTCGTCCGCGCCGATCGGGATGATGCTGCCCGCGGTGTTCGCCGACGACGACCTCGCGCAGCGCTTCGTGGCCGGGCTCGACGAGGTGATCGCGCCGATCCTGAACGTCCTCGACTGTCTGCCCGCCTACTTCGACCCGGCCCTGGCGCCGGTCGACTTCACCCGCTGGCTGTCCGGCTGGGTCGGCGCCGAGACCGACGGCACCGAACCGGAGCCGAGGCTGCGGGCCGCCGTCGCCGCCGCCGCGTACCTGCACCGGGTCCGGGGCACCCGGCGGGGTCTCGCCGAGGCGGTGCGGCTCGCGTTCGGCGTGGAGCCGGAGATCTCCGAGAGCGGCGGTGCCGCCTGGAGCGCCCGCCCGCTCGGCCCGGTCCCCGGCGAACCCCGCCCCCACCTGCACGTCACCGTCCGGCTGCCCGACCCGGGCCCGGCCGACGAACACCGCCTGGACGCCCTCGTGGCGGCCGCCCGCCCCGCCCATATGCCGTACACGGTCAAGGTGACCGCGGTCGAAAGGATTCCGGAGAGATGA
- a CDS encoding VgrG-related protein, with protein sequence MVQSAYSSVIQVKLGGSPLPPDFAPLLVDGWVDQGLGVPAAFRLTFRDPYRLVLGKLGVKFGTPVVITPIADGKGGSEPLLTGEVSGLEADYDGTGSFTVIRGYDHGHRLMRQRRVAAYRNQSASDIARKLAAQDGVPIGRIQSTKTVYEFISQANVTDWDFLARLADENEMVMSVDAKGKFQFVKPDPASGAPAVSTPGDKSPFVLEAGTDILRLRASVTAAEQVGSVETRGWDVTTKKKLTATAPAKSNPGISIGTTPGEAAAKFKPAKLVDPQTPYDRQSEVKFAAEALADDVTGSFAELEVIARGTPKLRPGLPVTLADVGVPFEGKYTATSVRHVFGDGKHYEAWVTVSGRQWRSLYGLSSGGGGTGNGLRLPGTANALVTDVRDPLKQGRVKLQFPWLDDAYVSDWTRVVQWGGKRGGSIFPLDVGDEVLVGFDRGALDHPYVIGGLYNGKDKPTPVKDVPLHDGARQRASRHTLSDRDGNRVDLLSQRTGGKQGVRLTSGDDKLVINLDRAQTEITVDSKGSVSITGSRSVSIEAGTDLSLSARRNLTIKSGGMLTMQGRGLVNLKSLGGAVTVDAMGALNLKAVGATMITSGGTLQVNSIANVGIRAATLLLQGVVLVNNKPYPLP encoded by the coding sequence ATGGTGCAGTCCGCCTACTCCAGCGTCATCCAGGTCAAGCTCGGCGGCAGTCCGCTCCCCCCGGACTTCGCCCCGCTGCTGGTGGACGGCTGGGTCGACCAGGGGCTGGGGGTGCCGGCCGCGTTCCGGCTCACCTTCCGCGACCCCTACCGGCTGGTCCTCGGCAAACTCGGCGTGAAGTTCGGCACGCCGGTGGTGATCACCCCCATCGCCGACGGCAAGGGCGGCTCCGAGCCGCTGCTGACGGGCGAGGTGAGCGGCCTGGAGGCCGACTACGACGGCACCGGATCCTTCACCGTCATCCGCGGCTACGACCACGGTCACCGGCTGATGCGCCAACGCCGGGTGGCCGCCTACCGCAACCAGAGCGCCTCCGACATCGCCCGCAAGCTGGCCGCCCAGGACGGCGTCCCGATCGGGCGGATCCAGTCGACGAAGACGGTGTACGAGTTCATCAGCCAGGCCAACGTGACCGACTGGGACTTCCTGGCCCGGCTCGCCGACGAGAACGAGATGGTGATGTCGGTCGACGCGAAGGGGAAGTTCCAGTTCGTGAAGCCGGACCCGGCCTCCGGCGCCCCGGCGGTCAGCACCCCCGGCGACAAGAGCCCGTTCGTCCTGGAGGCCGGCACCGACATCCTGCGGCTGCGGGCCTCGGTGACCGCCGCCGAACAGGTCGGCAGCGTCGAGACCCGCGGCTGGGACGTGACGACGAAGAAGAAGCTCACCGCGACCGCGCCCGCCAAGTCCAACCCGGGCATCAGCATCGGCACCACGCCCGGCGAGGCGGCGGCGAAGTTCAAACCGGCCAAGCTGGTCGACCCGCAGACACCGTACGACCGGCAGTCGGAGGTGAAGTTCGCCGCCGAGGCCCTCGCCGACGACGTCACCGGCTCGTTCGCGGAGCTGGAGGTCATCGCACGCGGCACGCCCAAGCTGCGGCCCGGCCTGCCGGTCACCCTCGCCGACGTCGGCGTGCCCTTCGAGGGCAAGTACACGGCGACCTCCGTACGGCACGTCTTCGGCGACGGCAAGCACTACGAGGCCTGGGTCACCGTCAGCGGACGGCAGTGGCGTTCGCTGTACGGGCTGTCCTCCGGTGGCGGCGGCACGGGCAACGGCCTGCGACTGCCCGGCACCGCGAACGCCCTGGTCACCGACGTCCGGGACCCGCTCAAGCAGGGGCGCGTCAAGCTCCAGTTCCCCTGGCTCGACGACGCCTACGTCAGCGACTGGACGCGTGTGGTGCAGTGGGGCGGCAAGCGCGGCGGCTCGATCTTCCCCCTCGACGTCGGCGACGAGGTGCTGGTCGGCTTCGACCGGGGCGCCCTGGACCACCCGTACGTCATCGGCGGCCTCTACAACGGCAAGGACAAGCCGACGCCCGTCAAGGACGTGCCCCTGCACGACGGCGCCCGGCAGCGCGCCTCCCGGCACACCCTGTCCGACCGTGACGGCAACCGCGTGGACCTGCTCAGTCAGCGCACCGGCGGCAAGCAAGGCGTGCGGCTGACCAGCGGCGACGACAAACTCGTCATCAACCTGGACCGGGCGCAGACCGAGATCACCGTCGACAGCAAGGGCTCGGTCAGCATCACGGGCAGCCGCTCGGTGTCCATCGAGGCCGGCACGGACCTCTCACTGAGCGCACGGCGGAACCTGACCATCAAGAGCGGCGGGATGCTCACCATGCAGGGCCGTGGCCTGGTCAACCTCAAGTCGCTCGGCGGCGCGGTGACGGTGGACGCGATGGGTGCCCTGAACCTCAAGGCGGTGGGCGCCACGATGATCACCTCGGGCGGCACCCTCCAGGTCAACTCCATCGCGAACGTGGGCATCCGCGCCGCCACCCTGCTGCTCCAGGGCGTGGTGCTGGTCAACAACAAGCCGTATCCGCTGCCGTGA